From Candidatus Cloacimonadota bacterium, one genomic window encodes:
- a CDS encoding DUF362 domain-containing protein gives MAKTCLPLILLALLFALSCRAEDPSPRENPAPQPSAGASKVYFTSRIDAQAVRDVYARLERQLPGRIGIKVHFGEEGNQNFLPATLIAGLCADLNATLVETNVLYGGKRGQTASHIKLARDHGFTFAPIDILDSEGNIYYDCRLKHFSKVYTGSHFEGYDGFLIFSHFKGHGSAGFGGAIKNISMGLASKEGKRFLHSGDYPIYDQSKCISCGICAASCPEQAISLYPLSIDHLKCIACGKCVTVCPEKVFQIPPDDQQDFLERLVEYAFVLTQRKPMLYINVLANISSSCDCYSRAPRPFLPDIGILVSTDLVALEKASHDLVDKAHKCSDAFLKEVSVSGKRQIEFAAELRLGNLEYQLIDIDAAK, from the coding sequence ATGGCCAAAACTTGTCTGCCGCTGATCCTGCTGGCACTGCTCTTTGCGCTGTCCTGCCGCGCGGAGGACCCTTCCCCGCGGGAAAACCCCGCGCCCCAGCCATCCGCGGGCGCGTCCAAGGTATATTTCACCAGCCGCATCGATGCCCAGGCCGTGCGCGACGTTTACGCCCGGCTGGAGAGGCAACTGCCGGGACGCATCGGCATCAAGGTCCACTTCGGCGAGGAGGGCAATCAAAACTTCCTGCCCGCCACGCTGATCGCGGGGCTTTGTGCCGACCTGAATGCCACCCTGGTGGAAACGAACGTGCTCTACGGCGGCAAACGCGGCCAAACCGCAAGCCACATCAAACTGGCCCGGGACCACGGCTTCACCTTTGCCCCCATCGACATTCTTGACAGCGAGGGCAACATTTATTACGACTGCCGGCTCAAACATTTCAGCAAGGTCTATACCGGCAGCCATTTTGAAGGTTATGACGGCTTTCTGATCTTCTCCCATTTCAAGGGTCACGGTTCGGCGGGTTTTGGCGGCGCCATCAAAAACATCTCCATGGGCCTGGCCAGCAAGGAAGGCAAGAGGTTTTTACACAGCGGCGACTACCCCATTTACGACCAGTCCAAATGCATCTCCTGCGGCATTTGCGCCGCCTCCTGTCCGGAACAGGCGATCAGCCTCTATCCCTTGAGTATCGACCACCTTAAATGCATCGCCTGCGGAAAATGCGTCACTGTCTGCCCGGAGAAGGTGTTTCAAATCCCGCCGGACGATCAGCAGGATTTTTTGGAAAGGTTGGTGGAGTATGCCTTTGTGCTCACCCAACGCAAACCCATGCTCTACATAAACGTTCTGGCCAACATCAGTTCCTCCTGCGACTGCTATTCCCGGGCGCCCAGGCCCTTTCTGCCGGATATCGGCATCCTGGTCTCCACCGATCTGGTCGCCCTGGAAAAAGCCAGCCATGACCTCGTTGACAAGGCTCACAAATGTTCCGACGCCTTTCTGAAAGAGGTCTCGGTTTCCGGAAAGCGCCAGATCGAATTCGCGGCGGAACTGAGACTGGGAAACTTGGAATATCAGCTTATCGACATCGATGCCGCAAAATGA
- a CDS encoding DUF3795 domain-containing protein, translating into MDIKLTLKDIAYCGLNCRLCNLTTILPDAAAKLLGIMRDDGWELYGPELYPEFAEFWKVLADLSGLKESCPMCKGGCGNPECVFRICARDKGLELCADCPDYPCQPLQDFYAGHYAKLAVNNERIREIGLEAWLEEQQQLVERGLSFKDLV; encoded by the coding sequence ATGGATATAAAACTCACCCTTAAAGACATAGCCTATTGCGGGCTGAACTGCCGGCTCTGCAACCTCACCACCATTCTGCCGGATGCCGCTGCCAAACTGCTGGGGATCATGCGCGACGACGGCTGGGAGTTGTACGGTCCTGAGCTTTATCCGGAGTTTGCCGAATTTTGGAAGGTGCTGGCCGACCTGAGCGGATTGAAGGAAAGCTGCCCCATGTGCAAGGGCGGTTGCGGCAACCCGGAGTGTGTTTTCCGTATCTGCGCGCGGGACAAGGGACTGGAACTCTGCGCGGATTGTCCGGACTATCCCTGCCAGCCGCTGCAGGATTTCTACGCCGGCCACTATGCCAAACTGGCCGTCAACAACGAACGCATTAGGGAGATCGGCCTGGAGGCCTGGCTGGAGGAACAGCAGCAGCTGGTGGAGAGAGGCCTCAGCTTCAAAGACCTGGTTTGA
- a CDS encoding chitobiase/beta-hexosaminidase C-terminal domain-containing protein: MKTLKLLAVLILALALFSCKEPTTELIQLDDPMFSNASGTYLSGQAIYLTCPEYGASIHYTTDGSEPTNQDSLYTNPLIIPDFFPDGATTATLKARAYKAGFDPSNVASATYTVTFFNTVTTPHFSPLYGNITTDTEINIQCSTLNADIHYTLDGSEPDQSSAQYTAGFTIAQTGEVTLKARAYRSNWNPSEIAETSYTVSAP, from the coding sequence ATGAAAACTCTGAAGTTATTGGCGGTTTTAATACTGGCCCTCGCCCTTTTTTCCTGCAAGGAGCCAACCACGGAGCTCATCCAGCTGGACGATCCCATGTTCAGCAACGCCAGCGGCACCTATCTCTCCGGCCAGGCCATCTATCTCACCTGCCCGGAATACGGCGCCTCCATCCATTACACCACCGACGGCAGCGAACCCACCAACCAGGACAGCCTCTACACCAATCCTCTGATCATCCCGGACTTTTTCCCGGATGGTGCCACCACCGCCACCCTGAAAGCCCGCGCTTACAAAGCCGGCTTTGATCCCAGCAACGTGGCCTCCGCCACCTACACAGTAACTTTTTTCAACACCGTGACCACGCCCCACTTCTCCCCTCTCTACGGAAACATCACCACTGATACTGAGATAAACATTCAATGCTCCACCCTGAACGCCGATATCCACTACACCCTGGACGGCAGTGAGCCAGATCAGAGCTCCGCTCAGTACACGGCGGGCTTCACCATTGCCCAGACCGGAGAGGTGACCCTGAAAGCCCGGGCCTACCGCAGCAACTGGAATCCCAGCGAGATCGCGGAGACCAGCTATACGGTAAGCGCGCCGTAA
- a CDS encoding SUMF1/EgtB/PvdO family nonheme iron enzyme, which translates to MAVIPGLRIRDFVILRQLGQGGMGEVYLAEDVVLGRKVAIKCLNTRFLGDQTSIERFTREAKIQANLVHTNIVGFNAFFNEGDSYYLVQEYVPGITLRELISRTGPLPEQRSLKIFGQLASALDYAHAKGILHRDIKPSNIMVDPENGDFVKVMDFGIARLVDDLHLTQTGNTVGTVYYMSPEQVQGERSINHRSDVFSAGIVLYEMLTGRLPYDTNTDSVFKIQSRIVNETLPDPRDVYPHISEETVRLVTTLCQKDPARRPNSLLEQLAAKTTPVLPPKSIQLVTETSIPAHNTIRKVAFMPYLIGLLVLVGLAAVLLPVFLRQKEKVADMATTQNINETKTQNNTRPQSNPRVDDLVLIRGGTFQMGSYNQADEQPVREISISPFYMTKTELSQSEWTAIMGQHKFGESDGNLPADNVDFQDAIDYCNQRSLREGLQLCYSYVGDQLVCDWNASGYRLPTEAEWEFAARGGNRGIGLLYSGSNDVYEVAWFKNNSKTKQAVGRKLANELNLFDLSGNAWEWCWDFYGPYQADVFSDPHGPSYGSQRVVRGGCYIDDEYKCTVSFRSKLKPLQKGKFIGFRIVRSAD; encoded by the coding sequence ATGGCTGTAATACCCGGCTTAAGGATCAGAGATTTTGTGATTTTGCGTCAGCTCGGCCAAGGTGGCATGGGCGAGGTTTATCTGGCGGAGGATGTTGTTCTGGGCAGGAAGGTGGCGATAAAATGTTTAAACACTAGGTTTCTGGGCGACCAGACTTCAATTGAACGATTCACGCGAGAGGCCAAAATCCAAGCCAACCTTGTCCACACCAATATTGTTGGTTTCAATGCCTTTTTCAATGAGGGTGATAGCTATTATCTCGTGCAGGAATATGTGCCTGGCATCACCCTGCGGGAACTGATCTCAAGAACCGGACCCCTGCCCGAGCAACGCAGCCTGAAAATATTCGGACAGCTTGCCAGCGCTCTGGATTACGCCCACGCCAAAGGGATCCTGCACCGTGACATCAAACCATCCAATATCATGGTGGATCCAGAAAACGGTGATTTCGTTAAGGTGATGGATTTTGGCATAGCTCGCCTTGTGGATGATCTTCATCTCACCCAAACGGGAAACACGGTGGGAACCGTCTACTATATGAGTCCGGAACAGGTTCAAGGGGAAAGGAGCATCAACCACCGCAGCGATGTTTTCTCGGCAGGAATTGTCCTCTATGAAATGCTTACAGGCAGATTGCCCTATGATACGAACACGGACAGCGTGTTCAAGATCCAAAGCAGAATAGTGAATGAAACCTTACCAGACCCGCGCGACGTATACCCCCATATCAGCGAAGAAACGGTGCGGCTGGTTACTACCTTGTGCCAGAAGGACCCAGCACGCAGGCCAAATTCACTCTTGGAACAGCTGGCTGCCAAAACAACACCAGTGCTTCCACCAAAGTCGATCCAACTTGTAACCGAAACTTCCATTCCAGCACATAACACTATACGCAAAGTGGCTTTCATGCCTTACCTGATCGGCCTGCTGGTCCTGGTTGGCTTGGCTGCGGTATTACTACCTGTGTTTTTGAGACAGAAAGAGAAAGTGGCGGATATGGCCACAACGCAAAACATAAATGAAACCAAAACCCAAAACAACACCCGGCCCCAAAGCAACCCCAGGGTTGACGATCTGGTTCTGATACGCGGCGGCACCTTTCAGATGGGCTCTTACAATCAGGCGGATGAGCAGCCTGTTCGGGAGATCAGCATTTCCCCTTTTTACATGACTAAAACAGAACTATCCCAGAGCGAGTGGACCGCGATTATGGGTCAGCATAAGTTCGGTGAATCCGACGGCAATTTACCTGCAGACAACGTTGACTTTCAGGACGCCATTGATTATTGCAATCAAAGAAGTTTGCGTGAGGGTTTGCAACTTTGTTACAGCTATGTGGGAGATCAACTGGTCTGCGATTGGAACGCTTCAGGATATCGCCTGCCCACTGAGGCGGAGTGGGAGTTCGCTGCCCGAGGGGGAAATAGAGGCATTGGTTTGTTGTATAGCGGCTCGAACGATGTTTACGAAGTTGCTTGGTTCAAGAATAACAGCAAAACCAAACAGGCGGTGGGGCGCAAGCTTGCAAATGAACTGAATCTTTTTGACCTTAGCGGAAATGCTTGGGAATGGTGCTGGGATTTTTACGGACCTTATCAGGCTGATGTTTTCAGTGATCCCCATGGACCTAGCTATGGCTCTCAGCGCGTGGTTCGGGGAGGCTGTTACATTGATGATGAGTATAAATGCACAGTGAGCTTCCGCAGTAAACTGAAACCTTTACAGAAAGGCAAATTCATTGGTTTCAGGATTGTCCGCTCCGCCGACTGA
- a CDS encoding aminotransferase class V-fold PLP-dependent enzyme has protein sequence MINANELIRSLDWLREDIIGRYISIPTPFGERPLVYADYTASGRGLKSVERATQRILAYYANTHTEDDFTGKTMTALLHDAEKIIKDCVNAGPGGKIVFTGSGSTGGVNKLMQILGVYWPPATRERIGEVLKSCLLRNPAGIDCNQALHDFMHHSKPIVFVGPYEHHSNEIMWRQTLCESVEIPLNQDSELDLVALERMVSDPRYAGRLKIGSFSAASNVTGLRTPVYEVARILHRHNALACFDFAAAAPYVEIDMNRDPESCFDAIFLSPHKFLGGPGTSGVLIFNESIYPKNLPPTISAGGTVSFVSNCKEEYFTDIESREKPGTPGIMQALRVALAFQLKNKVGQATIDRLEKHLYERFMAAFAGDGRIIFYGPLDPAKKVPIVPFNIRHRDRILHPKFVTRLINDLFGIQTRAGCSCAGPYGHQLMHIGSQVSDYYRCLITNAGYNGIKPGWVRLNLHYSMTGAEVDYLIEAVKFILEHGHKFISQYEFNLKNGEWGHLEYKMPKPLELDIELGFKDAPETAESIDDAEQRFGEYLEVARQEADKLPEDFELLSFEPELEQLMFFYAHRMTGR, from the coding sequence ATGATTAACGCGAATGAACTGATCCGAAGTTTGGACTGGCTGCGAGAAGACATCATCGGCCGGTACATTTCCATCCCCACTCCTTTTGGCGAGAGGCCCCTGGTCTATGCCGACTACACAGCCAGCGGGCGCGGACTGAAGTCTGTGGAGCGTGCCACGCAGAGGATTCTGGCCTATTATGCCAACACCCACACCGAGGACGATTTCACCGGAAAAACGATGACCGCGCTGCTGCATGACGCTGAAAAGATCATCAAGGACTGCGTGAACGCGGGTCCCGGCGGCAAGATCGTTTTCACCGGCTCCGGCAGCACCGGCGGTGTGAACAAGCTGATGCAGATCCTGGGCGTGTACTGGCCTCCGGCCACCCGCGAAAGGATCGGCGAGGTGTTGAAAAGCTGTCTGCTGCGCAACCCCGCAGGGATCGACTGCAACCAGGCCCTGCACGACTTCATGCACCACAGCAAGCCCATCGTCTTCGTTGGCCCCTACGAGCACCATTCCAATGAGATCATGTGGCGCCAGACGCTCTGCGAGAGCGTGGAGATACCTTTGAACCAGGATTCGGAGCTGGATCTGGTCGCCCTGGAAAGAATGGTGTCCGACCCCCGCTATGCAGGCAGGCTGAAGATCGGCTCTTTTTCCGCCGCCTCCAACGTTACCGGCTTGAGAACCCCGGTCTATGAAGTGGCCAGGATCCTCCACCGGCACAACGCCCTGGCTTGTTTCGACTTCGCGGCTGCGGCTCCCTATGTGGAGATAGACATGAACCGGGATCCGGAAAGCTGTTTCGACGCCATCTTCCTTTCCCCGCACAAGTTCCTGGGTGGACCCGGCACCAGCGGAGTGCTGATCTTCAACGAGAGCATCTACCCCAAAAACCTGCCGCCCACCATCTCCGCCGGCGGAACTGTGAGCTTTGTTTCGAACTGCAAGGAAGAGTATTTCACCGATATCGAAAGCCGGGAAAAACCGGGCACGCCGGGGATCATGCAGGCCCTGCGCGTGGCGCTGGCCTTCCAGCTGAAAAACAAGGTGGGCCAGGCCACGATCGACCGGCTGGAAAAACACCTCTATGAAAGGTTCATGGCGGCGTTCGCCGGTGACGGGAGGATCATTTTTTACGGACCGCTGGACCCCGCGAAAAAGGTGCCCATCGTGCCCTTCAATATCCGGCACCGCGACCGCATCCTGCATCCCAAGTTCGTTACCCGCTTGATCAATGACCTCTTCGGCATCCAAACCCGGGCCGGCTGTTCCTGCGCCGGGCCCTATGGACATCAACTGATGCACATCGGCAGCCAGGTTTCGGATTATTACCGCTGCCTGATCACCAACGCCGGCTACAACGGCATCAAACCTGGCTGGGTGCGGCTGAATCTGCACTATTCGATGACCGGGGCGGAGGTGGATTATCTGATCGAGGCGGTGAAATTTATCCTCGAGCACGGCCATAAATTCATCTCCCAGTATGAGTTCAATCTGAAAAACGGGGAATGGGGGCATCTGGAATACAAGATGCCCAAACCGCTGGAACTGGACATAGAACTGGGATTCAAGGACGCACCGGAAACAGCGGAAAGCATCGATGACGCGGAACAAAGGTTTGGTGAATATCTGGAGGTCGCGCGGCAAGAGGCGGACAAGCTGCCGGAGGATTTTGAACTGCTGAGCTTCGAGCCGGAACTGGAACAGCTGATGTTCTTTTACGCCCACCGGATGACGGGGCGGTAA
- the aqpZ gene encoding aquaporin Z, whose product MPNIARRMGAEFFGTFWLVLGGCGSAILAGAFIGRAGVSVAFGLTVLTMAYAIGHISGCHLNPAVSLGLWAGGRFPAKDLIPYIIAQVAGAMIAGLVIYIIASGVRGFDLAASGFAANGVGSASPENYRVIPGLLTEVVMTGMFLLVIMGATDKRAPAGLAPIAIGMALTLIHLITIPVTNTSVNPARSTGVAFFAGPIFIQQLWMFWVFPIIGGLGGGFIYRLLFADKDKA is encoded by the coding sequence ATGCCAAACATCGCAAGACGCATGGGGGCAGAGTTTTTTGGCACTTTCTGGCTGGTGCTGGGAGGATGCGGGTCCGCCATTTTGGCGGGAGCGTTCATTGGCCGGGCCGGGGTTTCGGTGGCCTTTGGCCTCACGGTGCTCACCATGGCCTACGCCATCGGCCATATTTCCGGCTGCCACCTCAATCCCGCGGTTTCTCTGGGCTTGTGGGCCGGCGGCCGTTTTCCGGCCAAGGACCTGATCCCCTACATCATCGCCCAGGTGGCCGGAGCCATGATAGCCGGCCTGGTGATCTACATCATTGCCAGCGGCGTGAGGGGTTTTGACCTCGCGGCCAGCGGTTTTGCCGCCAACGGCGTGGGCAGCGCTTCACCGGAAAATTACCGGGTGATCCCGGGCTTGCTAACCGAAGTGGTGATGACAGGAATGTTCCTGCTGGTGATCATGGGCGCCACGGACAAGCGCGCCCCGGCCGGTTTGGCGCCGATCGCCATCGGCATGGCGCTAACTTTGATCCACCTGATCACCATCCCGGTAACCAACACCTCCGTGAATCCCGCCCGCAGCACCGGCGTGGCCTTCTTTGCCGGGCCCATCTTCATCCAGCAACTGTGGATGTTTTGGGTGTTCCCGATCATTGGCGGCCTGGGCGGCGGATTCATCTACCGGCTGCTGTTCGCTGACAAAGACAAAGCCTGA
- a CDS encoding nitroreductase family protein: MKPRPEFSHPVHEVIQKRWSPRAFADKMLTEEQALTLFEAARWAASCFNEQPWRFIWSRKDGSARYEQLVSCLNAGNQAWAGSAPLLILALAKTTFSANGKPNRWACHDLGLAIGNLTTQASLMDFYVHNMGGFDRHKASEIFSLPEDIEPLTMIAVGWLGDPDTLSAKDKQSELQVQTRKNLAELFL, encoded by the coding sequence ATGAAACCCCGCCCCGAATTCAGCCACCCCGTGCATGAAGTGATCCAGAAACGCTGGAGTCCGCGTGCCTTTGCGGATAAGATGTTAACTGAAGAGCAGGCGCTCACTTTGTTTGAGGCCGCCCGCTGGGCCGCCTCCTGCTTCAACGAACAGCCCTGGCGCTTCATCTGGTCGCGCAAGGACGGCTCAGCCAGGTATGAACAGCTTGTTTCCTGCCTCAACGCAGGCAATCAGGCCTGGGCCGGCTCCGCGCCCCTGCTGATCCTGGCCCTGGCCAAAACCACCTTTTCCGCCAACGGCAAACCAAACCGCTGGGCCTGCCACGATCTGGGCCTGGCCATCGGCAACCTCACCACCCAGGCCAGCCTGATGGACTTCTATGTGCACAACATGGGCGGTTTTGACCGCCACAAAGCCTCTGAGATCTTCTCCCTGCCGGAGGATATCGAGCCCCTCACCATGATCGCCGTGGGCTGGCTGGGAGATCCTGACACCTTGTCGGCCAAGGATAAACAGAGCGAGTTGCAGGTCCAGACCCGAAAAAACCTGGCCGAGCTTTTCCTCTGA
- a CDS encoding DUF4080 domain-containing protein: MNSAWYQSNPALYYLRGCLRGLPYSLSLREFTLAEPLFDILTRIVRDRPDVACFSAYVWNSGQLRQLLPELKKLQPGLKIVLGGPEALDGAFGLSEGDFVVKGPGEGVFRVLAEAGFKLPGGVYEAPAPALRDLPFPYHKTDQAALQGKLVYYESSRGCPFRCAYCLSALDTRNEARFDPSLASDRRKLYSELDRLLELKPRTLKFVDRSFNAHPSLARLIWDHAIRQGEACEFHFEIYPDLLTEEDLLILEKAPPGRIRFEVGVQTVNPAVARACGRNSNWRKVKAALNALRERTRICVHADLLVGLPGESYPSVLHSLDELASTLPAEIQLGMLKILPDTPMRDIAAQRGYLWLKDPPWQVLQTDALSFEQVARLQELAKIINLYWNKAEFSAQWRELLCAGNRASRICLRLLKLHQHKGLTLHSVAKGTRAEVIAELLRDWSRGR, from the coding sequence TTGAACAGCGCCTGGTACCAGAGCAATCCGGCGCTCTATTATCTGCGCGGGTGTCTGCGCGGGCTACCTTATTCGCTGAGCCTGAGGGAATTCACCCTCGCCGAGCCGCTCTTCGACATTCTGACCCGGATCGTCCGTGACCGTCCGGATGTGGCCTGCTTTTCTGCCTATGTTTGGAACAGCGGTCAACTGCGGCAGCTGCTTCCGGAACTGAAAAAACTGCAGCCTGGCCTGAAGATCGTGCTGGGCGGTCCCGAGGCGCTGGACGGCGCTTTTGGCCTGTCAGAGGGCGATTTTGTGGTGAAAGGTCCGGGTGAAGGCGTGTTTCGCGTGCTGGCGGAAGCCGGATTCAAGCTGCCCGGTGGGGTTTACGAAGCTCCGGCCCCGGCCTTGCGCGATCTGCCTTTTCCCTACCACAAAACCGACCAAGCCGCGCTGCAGGGCAAACTGGTCTATTACGAAAGCTCGCGGGGTTGTCCTTTCCGCTGTGCCTACTGCCTGTCGGCTTTGGACACCCGTAATGAAGCGCGTTTCGATCCCTCCCTGGCCTCGGATCGCCGCAAGTTGTATTCCGAACTGGACCGCCTGCTGGAGCTTAAACCGCGCACCTTGAAATTCGTGGACCGCAGCTTCAACGCGCATCCCAGCCTCGCCCGGCTGATCTGGGATCACGCCATCCGGCAAGGCGAGGCCTGCGAATTCCACTTCGAGATCTACCCCGATCTGCTTACTGAAGAGGATCTGCTAATCCTGGAGAAAGCCCCGCCCGGCCGCATCCGCTTCGAGGTGGGGGTGCAAACGGTGAACCCGGCCGTGGCCCGGGCCTGTGGTCGCAACTCCAACTGGCGCAAGGTGAAAGCCGCGCTCAACGCCCTCCGCGAACGCACCCGGATCTGCGTGCACGCCGATCTGCTGGTGGGATTGCCCGGGGAAAGTTATCCCTCGGTGCTGCATTCCCTGGACGAACTGGCCTCCACCTTGCCGGCCGAAATTCAGTTGGGAATGCTTAAAATCCTGCCCGACACGCCGATGCGCGACATCGCCGCCCAGAGGGGATACCTCTGGCTTAAAGACCCGCCCTGGCAGGTGTTGCAGACCGACGCGCTCAGTTTTGAGCAGGTGGCGCGGCTGCAGGAACTGGCCAAGATCATCAACCTCTATTGGAACAAGGCTGAATTCTCCGCGCAATGGCGGGAGCTGCTCTGTGCCGGCAACCGGGCCTCCCGGATCTGTCTGCGCCTGCTGAAACTCCACCAGCACAAGGGTTTGACCCTGCACAGCGTGGCCAAAGGCACCCGCGCGGAAGTTATCGCGGAACTGCTGCGGGACTGGTCTCGTGGCCGCTGA
- a CDS encoding GyrI-like domain-containing protein produces the protein MEPRLVSREAFTVVGLKCRTRMQDNVIPQLWDDFNKVCAGIPHTVTDRTAYGICYFEEGDDPAGASFSYLAGVEVDNADDIPAGMEALVIPAQDYAVFEHRGALDCLHQTYRKIYSEWLPANSLERVGTLDFELYDWRFRWGQPDSVLEVWVPVRQK, from the coding sequence ATGGAACCCAGACTGGTCAGCCGCGAAGCCTTCACGGTGGTGGGCCTCAAGTGCCGCACGCGCATGCAAGACAACGTAATTCCGCAGCTTTGGGACGATTTCAACAAGGTCTGCGCCGGCATTCCCCACACCGTTACAGACCGCACCGCGTACGGGATCTGCTATTTTGAAGAGGGCGACGATCCCGCCGGCGCCAGCTTTTCCTATCTGGCCGGGGTGGAGGTTGACAACGCCGACGACATCCCCGCGGGCATGGAAGCGCTGGTGATCCCAGCGCAGGATTACGCGGTTTTCGAGCATCGCGGAGCGCTGGATTGTTTGCACCAAACCTACCGGAAGATCTATTCTGAGTGGCTGCCGGCCAACTCTCTCGAGCGGGTCGGAACCCTGGATTTTGAGCTCTACGACTGGCGTTTTCGCTGGGGCCAGCCGGATTCCGTGCTGGAGGTCTGGGTCCCTGTCCGCCAGAAATAA
- a CDS encoding SUMF1/EgtB/PvdO family nonheme iron enzyme, whose amino-acid sequence MPAFTPAGATYYLPVEVTISASIWEKSTTHYTLDGSYPNSSSAVYSGPIYIAETTTLKAVACKDGWMDSVAATAVYTITIEPAQMIYVPGGTFTMGRTTGSGESDELPAHSVSLSPFHIGKHEVTQAEWKALMLSIPYQNSGINDNFPVCNVSWYSILKYCNLRSLAEGFAPVYSISGSTNPAYWGSVPTSNNATWNAAICKWSANGYRLPTEAEWEYAARGATNDPDYLYSGSDDINAVAWYKGNAGSALPGGDTNPDYGVHPVGTKAPNGLGICDMSGNALEWCWDWYGYEYYSISPGSDPTGPSNGSYRLLRGGVWYNNASICRVAKRHAHNSYINNPFSDGFRLCRSTD is encoded by the coding sequence ATGCCGGCATTCACCCCTGCGGGCGCCACCTATTATCTCCCGGTGGAAGTGACAATATCAGCTTCAATATGGGAGAAAAGCACCACCCATTATACATTGGATGGAAGCTATCCCAACTCCTCTTCAGCCGTCTATTCCGGCCCAATCTACATTGCTGAGACAACCACCCTTAAGGCAGTGGCTTGCAAGGATGGCTGGATGGACAGCGTGGCAGCCACAGCCGTTTACACCATAACCATCGAGCCCGCCCAGATGATCTACGTTCCTGGCGGCACCTTCACCATGGGCAGAACGACCGGCTCTGGTGAAAGTGACGAACTACCCGCGCACAGCGTTTCCCTGAGCCCCTTCCACATCGGAAAACACGAGGTCACACAGGCTGAATGGAAGGCGCTGATGCTCTCAATCCCCTATCAAAATTCGGGAATCAATGACAACTTTCCGGTTTGCAATGTCTCCTGGTATTCCATCCTCAAATACTGCAACCTGCGCAGCCTGGCAGAGGGGTTTGCACCGGTTTACAGCATTTCCGGCTCCACGAACCCCGCGTATTGGGGCAGCGTGCCCACCTCCAACAACGCCACCTGGAACGCCGCCATCTGCAAATGGAGCGCCAATGGATACAGGCTGCCAACTGAGGCGGAGTGGGAATACGCCGCCCGGGGCGCGACCAATGACCCGGATTATCTTTATTCCGGCAGCGATGACATCAATGCCGTGGCCTGGTATAAAGGCAACGCCGGAAGTGCATTGCCGGGTGGTGACACCAATCCGGATTATGGCGTCCATCCCGTTGGGACAAAGGCCCCCAATGGCCTCGGCATTTGCGACATGAGCGGCAACGCTTTGGAATGGTGCTGGGACTGGTATGGTTACGAATATTACAGCATAAGCCCCGGCAGCGATCCAACCGGTCCGAGCAACGGAAGTTACCGGTTGCTGCGCGGTGGCGTCTGGTACAACAATGCCAGCATCTGCCGGGTTGCCAAACGTCACGCCCATAATTCGTACATCAACAACCCTTTCTCCGACGGGTTTCGTCTCTGCAGGTCCACAGATTGA
- a CDS encoding adenosine-specific kinase: MELRLEQLQFPPNANVILGQSHFIKTVEDLYEALVNSVPGIKFGLAFCEASGPCLVRKEGTDNELIECAVANMLRLGAGHSFLIVLRDSFPLNVLPAVKACREVVGIFCATANPVQVVLAHSEQGNGILGVIDGSAPLGIELDTDITHRKKFLRDIGYKR; encoded by the coding sequence ATGGAACTCAGGCTTGAGCAGCTTCAATTTCCCCCAAACGCCAACGTCATACTGGGTCAGAGCCACTTCATCAAGACCGTGGAGGACCTCTACGAAGCTTTGGTGAACAGCGTGCCCGGCATCAAATTCGGCCTGGCCTTCTGCGAGGCCTCCGGTCCCTGCCTGGTGCGCAAAGAAGGCACGGACAACGAACTGATCGAATGCGCGGTGGCCAACATGCTGCGTCTGGGCGCGGGGCACAGCTTCCTGATCGTGCTGCGCGATTCCTTTCCCCTCAACGTTTTGCCCGCCGTGAAAGCCTGCCGCGAGGTGGTGGGTATTTTCTGCGCCACGGCCAATCCGGTGCAGGTGGTGCTGGCCCACAGCGAGCAAGGCAACGGCATTCTGGGCGTGATCGACGGTTCCGCGCCGCTGGGCATTGAGCTGGACACAGACATCACCCACCGCAAGAAATTCCTGCGGGACATCGGCTACAAGCGCTGA